The genomic DNA GGGGCGCGGTCCGGTGGCTGAGCGCGCGCACCCGTCCGGGCCCCGGCCACGTCGCGATCACCTTCGGCGAGCTCGACGACGCCCGCCAGGACGCGCTGCGCGCCGCGTCGGTCGCCATCGACGAGCGCCGCGTCCTCGGCGACGACGGCCCCGAGGTCCGGGTGCGCCTCCACCGACCGGGCGGGGGCCTCGAGGGCGCGGTGCCGATCTCGATCGAGGGTCCGGCGGACGCGTCGAGCCAGTCGGCGCTCGACGCCCCGCTCGAGCGCGCGTGGCCGATCCCCGACCGGGGCCTGCTCGGCGTGACGGTGGAGGTCGGCGCGCGCAGCCAGCGGGTCGGGCGCCAGCACCTGATCAGTGACCGGCGCGCGCTCTCCGCCGCGGCGGAGCTGCGCGACGCGCTCGCAGACGCCCCCGAGGGGGCGCGCGCGCCGATCGCCTGGCGCGTCGACGAGCTGACGCGGCTCGTGGCCTCGCACGACGGCGATCAGGCGTGGCGCAACGTGCTCCAGGCCGACGCGCGGCGCATCACGCGGAGCCTCGCCCGAGACCGCGATCCGTTCGCGCGCGTCCGCGGCTACGAGCGCATGGCGTTCTTCTCGCGGCTCGACGGCACCGCGCAGGAGTACGAGCTGTTCGTGCCGCCCGCCTATCGGGACGGCCGCGCCTGGCCCGTGCTGATCACCTTGCACGGCTACAAGGGCAACGCGGGCGACTACTTCCGGAACACCTTCGGGCTCGCGCGCGACTACGAGGGCGGCGAGACGCTGCTCGGCCACGGACGCACCGGTGAGGCCCCGCGGCAGGGCCCGATGATCGTGATCGCGCCGACCGGGCGCGGCCAGGCCTACTACCGCCACGCCGGGGAGGTCGACGTGCTCGAGGCGCTCGCGGACGTCCAGGCCCGGTTCCGCACCGACCCGCGGCGCATCTACATCACCGGCGGCTCGATGGGTGGGACCGGCGCCGCGTACCTCCCCTACCGTCACCCCGATCTCTTCGCCGCCTCCGCCGCGCTGGCCGGCTACCACGACCAGCGCGTCCGCGAGGACACCGATCACGACGCGCTGAGCGAGGTGGAGCGCTTCCTGGTCGCCCACCGCAGCGACGTCGACTGGGCGGAGAACGCCCTGCACATGCCGACCCTGCTCGTGCGCGGCACGCGCGACCGGCCGCTCGAGTGGACGCGCGTGCTCGCTCGCCGCCTCGAGGCGCTCGGCTACCCGTACGAGCACCGGGAGCCGGAGCTGGGCCACAACGTCTGGACGGAGACCTACGCCGAGGGCGCGATCTTCGGCTACCTCGGCCGGCACCGTCGGCCCGAGGCGCCCTCGCACGTGCGGCTGCGGACCGCCCGCGAGCGCACCGCCGAGTCGTACTGGGTCCGCGTCGAGGAGCGGGCCGCGCCGGACGCGTTCGCGGACATCGACGCGCGCCTCGAGGGCGGCGTGATCGAGGCGACGATCGAGGGCGCGCGCGCGGTCACGTTCTCGCCCCCGGACCACGAGGGCCCGCTCACGGTGCACGTCGGCGACCAACACCTGCGCGGACCCGCCCCGCTGACCCTCGAGCGGGGTGAAGAGGGCTGGCGCGTCTCCAGCCAGACCTGGCCGCGCCCCGGCGTCAAGCGCCCCGGCGTCAGCGGGCCGATCCGCGACGTCTACCACGAGCCTCTCGTCTTCGTGGTGGGCACCCAGGACGCCGACCACACGCTCATCAACCGGCTCGTCGCGCAGCACTGGGCGCGCCCCAAGGGCTGGATCGTGGACTACCCCATCGTCGACGACGTGGACGTGACCGAGGCGATGATCCGCGACCACAC from Sandaracinaceae bacterium includes the following:
- a CDS encoding alpha/beta hydrolase-fold protein; its protein translation is MSWTGVRAWAVMGLLLASCGHPEPRAAREDPPPAAERASPSERPEPEAGGESEPDPPPDPRALAAGRPLAAVGPEGFLSTWRVGEEVVAFPSWRMELEEAAPRGAASITLSATLLVPRATHAWLMLGMRGGVEVTLDGEALGAGVSEERFHRDWVLVRLPLAEGERALSVRFDRPERGAWRGAVRWLSARTRPGPGHVAITFGELDDARQDALRAASVAIDERRVLGDDGPEVRVRLHRPGGGLEGAVPISIEGPADASSQSALDAPLERAWPIPDRGLLGVTVEVGARSQRVGRQHLISDRRALSAAAELRDALADAPEGARAPIAWRVDELTRLVASHDGDQAWRNVLQADARRITRSLARDRDPFARVRGYERMAFFSRLDGTAQEYELFVPPAYRDGRAWPVLITLHGYKGNAGDYFRNTFGLARDYEGGETLLGHGRTGEAPRQGPMIVIAPTGRGQAYYRHAGEVDVLEALADVQARFRTDPRRIYITGGSMGGTGAAYLPYRHPDLFAASAALAGYHDQRVREDTDHDALSEVERFLVAHRSDVDWAENALHMPTLLVRGTRDRPLEWTRVLARRLEALGYPYEHREPELGHNVWTETYAEGAIFGYLGRHRRPEAPSHVRLRTARERTAESYWVRVEERAAPDAFADIDARLEGGVIEATIEGARAVTFSPPDHEGPLTVHVGDQHLRGPAPLTLERGEEGWRVSSQTWPRPGVKRPGVSGPIRDVYHEPLVFVVGTQDADHTLINRLVAQHWARPKGWIVDYPIVDDVDVTEAMIRDHTLVLIGPPASNAVHARVAAQLPIHVGADGVRVGQALHAGEQVGAVFVAPNPLAPDRAVLVIAGPRPLGTWRSLALPDILPDYVVYDEGVAPARGRWACGGTGCAYLEHGFFDMRWLLEEPPASVR